From the Diceros bicornis minor isolate mBicDic1 chromosome 19, mDicBic1.mat.cur, whole genome shotgun sequence genome, one window contains:
- the CD93 gene encoding complement component C1q receptor: MATSTGLLLLLLLLGQRWLGAGAEREAAVCAGTACYTAHWNKLSAGEAQNHCSRNGGNLATVKTEEEARHVQRALAQLLQLEAPPAARTGKFWIGLQREKGKCLDPSLPLKGFSWMGGGENTSYANWYKELKHSCISKRCVSLVLDLSLPPLTGHLPKWAEGPCGSPSSPGSNIEGFVCKFNFKGMCRPLALGGPGHVNYTTPFQATSSSLDAVPFASVANVACGDGSENGHHYFLCKEKAPDVFDWGSSGPLCVSPEYGCDFNNGGCQQDCFEGGDGSFRCGCRPGFRLLDDLVTCASRNPCSSSPCGGAATCVPGPLGKNYMCRCPPGYQLDSTRQDCVDVDECQDSPCAQECVNTPGGFHCQCWVGYEPGGAGEGACRDMDECAPGRSPCAQGCTNTDGSFFCSCEEGYVLAGDDGTQCKDVDECEGRVCDSLCFNVQGSFRCGCLPGWELAPDGVSCTMGATTLGPPAGPPQGDGTGDREGNLVPSATMSSPTRDPEGTSKVAPTVSRLSLPPDAPITPAPPKTLAPSGPPGVWMEPSTHHPSATTGHRESMGGDFVAKQSDDGTDGQKLLLFYILGTVVAILLLLALALGLLVYRKRRAKREEIKEKKPQSATDSYAWVPERAESRAMENQYSPTPGTDC, encoded by the exons ATGGCCACCTCCAccgggctgctgctgctgctgctgctcctgggccAGCGGTGGCTGGGGGCCGGCGCTGAGAGGGAGGCCGCGGTCTGCGCAGGGACTGCCTGCTACACGGCCCACTGGAACAAGCTGAGTGCGGGCGAGGCCCAGAATCATTGCAGCAGGAACGGGGGCAACCTGGCCACGGTGAAGACTGAGGAGGAGGCCCGGCACGTCCAGCGAGCCCTGGCCCAGCTGCTACAGCTGGAGGCACCCCCAGCAGCTCGGACAGGCAAGTTCTGGATCGGGCTCCAGCGAGAGAAGGGCAAGTGCTTGGACCCCAGCCTGCCGCTGAAGGGCTTCAGCTGGATGGGCGGTGGGGAGAACACGTCTTATGCCAACTGGTACAAGGAGCTCAAGCACTCGTGCATCTCCAAGCGCTGTGTGTCCCTGGTGCTGGACCTGTCCCTGCCACCTCTCACCGGCCACCTCCCCAAGTGGGCTGAGGGCCCCTGTGGGAGCCCCAGCTCTCCTGGAAGCAACATCGAGGGCTTTGTGTGCAAGTTCAACTTCAAAGGTATGTGCCggcccctggccctggggggcCCAGGCCATGTGAACTATACCACCCCCTTCCAGGCCACCAGCTCCTCCCTGGACGCCGTGCCCTTCGCCTCCGTGGCCAACGTGGCCTGTGGGGACGGGAGCGAAAATGGGCATCATTACTTCCTGTGCAAGGAGAAGGCCCCCGATGTGTTCGACTGGGGCAGCTCGGGCCCCCTCTGTGTCAGCCCCGAGTACGGCTGCGACTTCAACAACGGGGGCTGCCAGCAGGACTGCTTTGAGGGGGGGGACGGCTCCTTCCGCTGCGGCTGCCGGCCGGGGTTCCGGCTGCTGGATGACCTGGTGACCTGCGCCTCCCGGAACCCTTGCAGCTCCAGCCCCTGCGGAGGGGCAGCCACATGCGTTCCTGGACCCCTTGGGAAAAACTACATGTGCCGCTGCCCCCCAGGCTACCAGCTAGACTCGACTCGGCAGGACTGTGTGGATGTGGACGAGTGCCAGGACTCCCCCTGCGCCCAGGAATGTGTCAACACCCCTGGGGGCTTCCACTGCCAGTGCTGGGTGGGCTATGAGCCCGGGGGCGCCGGAGAAGGGGCCTGTCGGGACATGGACGAGTGTGCCCCAGGCCGCTCACCCTGCGCCCAGGGCTGCACCAACACCGATGGCTCGTTCTTCTGCTCCTGCGAGGAGGGCTATGTCCTGGCTGGGGACGACGGCACCCAGTGCAAGGACGTGGACGAGTGTGAGGGCCGCGTTTGTGACAGCTTGTGCTTCAACGTGCAGGGGTCCTTCCGCTGCGGCTGCCTGCCAGGCTGGGAACTGGCTCCTGATGGAGTCTCCTGCACCATGGGTGCTACGACCCTGGGACCACCAGCTGGGCCTCCTCAGGGGGATGGCACGGGTGATAGAGAGGGGAACCTTGTGCCTTCTGCCACAATGTCCAGTCCAACCAGGGACCCTGAGGGCACCTCCAAGGTGGCTCCCACTGTGAGCAGACTCTCCCTCCCACCCGATGCCCCCATTACTCCTGCTCCACCCAAGACGCTGGCCCCCAGTGGGCCCCCTGGCGTCTGGATGGAGCCCAGCACCCATCACCCCTCAGCCACCACTGGCCATAGGGAGTCCATGGGTGGGGATTTTGTGGCCAAACAAAGCGATGATGGCACTGACGGGCAAAAGCTGCTCTTGTTCTACATCCTGGGCACTGTGGTGGCCATCCTACTCTTGCTGGCTCTGGCTCTCGGGCTCCTGGTCTATCGCAAACGGAGAGCAAAgagggaggagataaaggagaaaaagccCCAGAGTGCGACCGACAGCTACGCCTGGGTTCCCGAGCGAGCCGAGAGCAGGGCCATGGAGAATCAGTACAG TCCAACACCAGGGACAGACTGCTGA